A genomic window from Heterodontus francisci isolate sHetFra1 chromosome 36, sHetFra1.hap1, whole genome shotgun sequence includes:
- the pgpep1 gene encoding pyroglutamyl-peptidase 1 isoform X3, with protein sequence MSKGIIMSREEAGKVWFGPFGEHTTNASWVAVQLFIHVGVSGMATTVTLEKCGHNQGYKGLDNQCYCPDNHCCIQGGPDCLESVIDMDVVCNKIADPQLDVVISVSKDAGRYLCDFTYYTSLHLSHGKSAFIHVPPLGKPYTAEQLGRALQTIIRAMLGVLEYPNAKINCQMMH encoded by the exons ATGAGTAAAGGAATAATCATGTCGAGAGAGGAAGCAGGAAAAGTTT GGTTTGGTCCCTTTGGAGAACACACTACCAATGCAAGCTGGGTTGCTGTGCAG TTGTTCATCCATGTTGGAGTTTCAGGAATGGCCACCACTGTGACACTGGAGAAATGTGGACACAACCAGGGGTACAAGGGGCTGGATAATCAATGCTACTGCCCAGATAATCACTGCTGCATCCAGGGGGGACCCGACTGCCTCGAATCCGTCATCGACATGGATGTCGTGTGTAACAAAATTGCCGACCCACAACTGGACGTGGTCATTTCTGTTTCGAAGGACGCAGGAAG ATACCTCTGTGATTTCACCTACTATACCTCTCTGCACCTGAGCCATGGAAAATCAGCCTTCATTCACGTCCCTCCGCTGGGGAAGCCATACACAGCTGAGCAGCTGGGACGGGCTCTCCAAACCATTATCAGAGCGATGCTGGGTGTGCTGGAATATCCCAATGCCAAGATAAACTGCCAGATGATGCACTGA
- the pgpep1 gene encoding pyroglutamyl-peptidase 1 isoform X2 → MERNSNRTVVVTGFGPFGEHTTNASWVAVQELQKLGLGDEVDLYVYEIPVEYQKVLDLIPSLWKLHNPQLFIHVGVSGMATTVTLEKCGHNQGYKGLDNQCYCPDNHCCIQGGPDCLESVIDMDVVCNKIADPQLDVVISVSKDAGRYLCDFTYYTSLHLSHGKSAFIHVPPLGKPYTAEQLGRALQTIIRAMLGVLEYPNAKINCQMMH, encoded by the exons ATGGAGAGGAACAGCAACAGGACTGTGGTAGTCACAG GGTTTGGTCCCTTTGGAGAACACACTACCAATGCAAGCTGGGTTGCTGTGCAG GAGTTGCAGAAGCTCGGGCTGGGTGATGAAGTGGATCTGTATGTGTATGAGATTCCAGTGGAATACCAGAAGGTCCTGGATTTGATTCCTTCTCTGTGGAAACTTCATAATCCCCAG TTGTTCATCCATGTTGGAGTTTCAGGAATGGCCACCACTGTGACACTGGAGAAATGTGGACACAACCAGGGGTACAAGGGGCTGGATAATCAATGCTACTGCCCAGATAATCACTGCTGCATCCAGGGGGGACCCGACTGCCTCGAATCCGTCATCGACATGGATGTCGTGTGTAACAAAATTGCCGACCCACAACTGGACGTGGTCATTTCTGTTTCGAAGGACGCAGGAAG ATACCTCTGTGATTTCACCTACTATACCTCTCTGCACCTGAGCCATGGAAAATCAGCCTTCATTCACGTCCCTCCGCTGGGGAAGCCATACACAGCTGAGCAGCTGGGACGGGCTCTCCAAACCATTATCAGAGCGATGCTGGGTGTGCTGGAATATCCCAATGCCAAGATAAACTGCCAGATGATGCACTGA
- the pgpep1 gene encoding pyroglutamyl-peptidase 1 isoform X1, producing MSKGIIMSREEAGKVWFGPFGEHTTNASWVAVQELQKLGLGDEVDLYVYEIPVEYQKVLDLIPSLWKLHNPQLFIHVGVSGMATTVTLEKCGHNQGYKGLDNQCYCPDNHCCIQGGPDCLESVIDMDVVCNKIADPQLDVVISVSKDAGRYLCDFTYYTSLHLSHGKSAFIHVPPLGKPYTAEQLGRALQTIIRAMLGVLEYPNAKINCQMMH from the exons ATGAGTAAAGGAATAATCATGTCGAGAGAGGAAGCAGGAAAAGTTT GGTTTGGTCCCTTTGGAGAACACACTACCAATGCAAGCTGGGTTGCTGTGCAG GAGTTGCAGAAGCTCGGGCTGGGTGATGAAGTGGATCTGTATGTGTATGAGATTCCAGTGGAATACCAGAAGGTCCTGGATTTGATTCCTTCTCTGTGGAAACTTCATAATCCCCAG TTGTTCATCCATGTTGGAGTTTCAGGAATGGCCACCACTGTGACACTGGAGAAATGTGGACACAACCAGGGGTACAAGGGGCTGGATAATCAATGCTACTGCCCAGATAATCACTGCTGCATCCAGGGGGGACCCGACTGCCTCGAATCCGTCATCGACATGGATGTCGTGTGTAACAAAATTGCCGACCCACAACTGGACGTGGTCATTTCTGTTTCGAAGGACGCAGGAAG ATACCTCTGTGATTTCACCTACTATACCTCTCTGCACCTGAGCCATGGAAAATCAGCCTTCATTCACGTCCCTCCGCTGGGGAAGCCATACACAGCTGAGCAGCTGGGACGGGCTCTCCAAACCATTATCAGAGCGATGCTGGGTGTGCTGGAATATCCCAATGCCAAGATAAACTGCCAGATGATGCACTGA
- the pgpep1 gene encoding pyroglutamyl-peptidase 1 isoform X4, producing MERNSNRTVVVTGFGPFGEHTTNASWVAVQLFIHVGVSGMATTVTLEKCGHNQGYKGLDNQCYCPDNHCCIQGGPDCLESVIDMDVVCNKIADPQLDVVISVSKDAGRYLCDFTYYTSLHLSHGKSAFIHVPPLGKPYTAEQLGRALQTIIRAMLGVLEYPNAKINCQMMH from the exons ATGGAGAGGAACAGCAACAGGACTGTGGTAGTCACAG GGTTTGGTCCCTTTGGAGAACACACTACCAATGCAAGCTGGGTTGCTGTGCAG TTGTTCATCCATGTTGGAGTTTCAGGAATGGCCACCACTGTGACACTGGAGAAATGTGGACACAACCAGGGGTACAAGGGGCTGGATAATCAATGCTACTGCCCAGATAATCACTGCTGCATCCAGGGGGGACCCGACTGCCTCGAATCCGTCATCGACATGGATGTCGTGTGTAACAAAATTGCCGACCCACAACTGGACGTGGTCATTTCTGTTTCGAAGGACGCAGGAAG ATACCTCTGTGATTTCACCTACTATACCTCTCTGCACCTGAGCCATGGAAAATCAGCCTTCATTCACGTCCCTCCGCTGGGGAAGCCATACACAGCTGAGCAGCTGGGACGGGCTCTCCAAACCATTATCAGAGCGATGCTGGGTGTGCTGGAATATCCCAATGCCAAGATAAACTGCCAGATGATGCACTGA